One genomic window of Mycolicibacterium neoaurum includes the following:
- a CDS encoding adenylate/guanylate cyclase domain-containing protein, with protein MAAESFEERSAHTPAVSPPEIPRPPGPFGWLSATNHHPGVVAMIRRARRALPGDPEFGDPLSAAGEGGPRAAARAADRLLEREAVSREISLGALQVWQALTERVSGKPANREMTLVFTDLVGFSAWSLRAGDDATLRLLRRVAQVTEPPLLVQGGHIVKRMGDGAMIVFTDPSTAVRAVLAALDAVQSVEVDGYTPRMRAGIHTGHPHRIGSDWLGVDVNIAARVMERATRGGLVISHTTVDAVGGVEALAALGISVKRVRKQLFATKPSGVPEDLVMYWVKPLSKSAAAETAPDGGEGA; from the coding sequence GTGGCTGCCGAATCGTTCGAGGAACGGTCAGCGCACACCCCGGCGGTGTCGCCGCCGGAGATACCGCGCCCTCCCGGTCCGTTCGGATGGCTGTCGGCGACCAATCACCACCCCGGTGTGGTGGCGATGATCAGGCGTGCGCGGCGCGCACTGCCCGGTGATCCTGAGTTCGGCGACCCGCTGTCGGCCGCCGGCGAGGGTGGCCCGCGCGCCGCCGCCCGGGCCGCCGACCGACTGCTCGAGCGCGAGGCCGTCTCCCGGGAGATCAGCCTCGGCGCACTGCAGGTCTGGCAGGCGCTCACCGAGCGCGTCTCGGGCAAGCCGGCCAACCGGGAGATGACGTTGGTCTTCACGGATCTGGTCGGGTTCTCGGCATGGTCCTTGCGCGCCGGCGACGACGCCACCCTGCGACTGCTGCGCCGCGTCGCACAGGTCACCGAGCCGCCGCTGCTGGTCCAGGGCGGACACATCGTCAAACGCATGGGCGACGGCGCGATGATCGTTTTCACCGATCCGAGCACCGCGGTCCGTGCGGTGCTCGCGGCCCTGGACGCCGTGCAGTCCGTCGAGGTCGACGGGTACACGCCGCGCATGCGGGCCGGCATCCACACCGGCCACCCACACCGCATCGGGTCGGACTGGCTGGGTGTGGACGTCAACATCGCCGCACGGGTGATGGAGCGGGCGACCCGCGGCGGACTCGTCATCTCGCACACCACGGTGGACGCGGTCGGTGGTGTCGAGGCCCTGGCCGCGCTCGGGATCTCGGTCAAACGGGTGCGTAAGCAGTTGTTCGCCACCAAGCCCAGCGGGGTGCCCGAGGACCTGGTCATGTACTGGGTCAAGCCGTTGTCGAAGTCGGCGGCCGCCGAAACCGCCCCGGACGGTGGAGAGGGTGCGTGA
- the pheT gene encoding phenylalanine--tRNA ligase subunit beta, with amino-acid sequence MRVPYSWLRDTVRLGNPGWDVSVEELEDLLVRIGHEVEEIIPVGPVTGPLTVGRVTEIEELTEFKKPIRACKVDVGEAEPRDIVCGARNFAVGDLVVVALPGTVLPGDFAIAKRKTYGRTSDGMICSASELNLGGDHSGILVLPAGTAEPGASAIEVVGLDDVVFHLAITPDRGYCLSMRGLARDIACAADLEFVDPADVPPLPAQGEAWPLTVQPGTGVQRFGLRPVTGIDPAAVSPWWLQRRLLLSGIRAISPAVDVTNYVMLELGHPMHAHDRSLITGGFDVRFATAGEQVTTLDDVTRTLNDTDVLIVDDIATAAIGGVMGAGTTEVRSSTTDVLLEAAVWDPAAVSRTQRRLRLVSEAGRRYERTVDPAISVAALDRCATLLAEIAGGTVDPTLTDWRGDPPRDNWSPAPVSMPADLPDRVAGVTYPAGVSARRLTQIGATVTESDGVLTAVPPSWRPDLREPADLVEEVLRLEGLDAIPSVLPLAPPGRGLTPVQRRRRAIGKSLALEGFVEVLPTPFLPAGVFDAWGLAADDPRRSVVRLLNPLEADRPQLASTLLPGLLEALTRNVSRGAVDTSLFAISHVAVQTTETRAVQRIPTDRRPTDEEIAGLDRSLPSQPEHVGIVMAGLREPAGPWGPGRKVEAADAFEAVRVIGRAVGVELTLRADAQLPWHPGRCAAVLVGGVVVGHAGQLHPAVIERVGLPAGTCAVEIDLDDIPIVDRLPAPSVSPFPAVFQDISLIVADEVAAQSVIDAVRGGAGELLEDVRLFDVYTGPQIGEGRKSLTLALRFRAADRTLTEDEASAARDAAVAAAAERVGAVQRA; translated from the coding sequence ATGCGCGTTCCCTACAGCTGGCTGCGCGATACCGTCCGGCTCGGCAACCCCGGCTGGGACGTCTCGGTCGAGGAGCTCGAGGACCTCCTGGTCCGGATCGGCCACGAAGTGGAGGAGATCATCCCGGTCGGCCCGGTCACCGGACCGCTGACCGTCGGCCGCGTCACCGAGATCGAGGAACTCACCGAGTTCAAGAAGCCCATCCGCGCCTGCAAGGTTGATGTGGGTGAGGCCGAACCCCGCGATATCGTCTGTGGCGCAAGAAATTTCGCGGTCGGTGACCTGGTGGTCGTTGCATTGCCCGGCACGGTTCTGCCCGGCGATTTCGCGATCGCCAAGCGCAAGACCTACGGCCGCACGTCCGACGGCATGATCTGCTCGGCATCGGAGCTGAACCTCGGTGGCGACCACTCCGGGATCCTGGTCCTGCCCGCCGGTACCGCCGAGCCCGGAGCGTCGGCCATCGAGGTCGTCGGTCTCGACGATGTGGTGTTCCATCTGGCGATCACCCCGGACCGGGGTTACTGCCTGTCGATGCGTGGGCTGGCGCGCGATATCGCCTGCGCCGCCGATCTGGAATTCGTCGATCCGGCGGACGTACCCCCGCTGCCCGCGCAGGGCGAGGCGTGGCCGCTGACCGTCCAGCCGGGCACGGGTGTGCAGCGCTTCGGTCTGCGGCCGGTCACCGGTATCGACCCCGCGGCGGTGTCACCGTGGTGGCTGCAGCGACGGCTTCTGCTCTCGGGCATCCGGGCCATTTCACCGGCCGTGGACGTGACCAACTACGTGATGCTCGAACTCGGCCATCCGATGCATGCCCATGACCGGTCGTTGATCACCGGCGGCTTCGACGTCCGGTTCGCCACCGCGGGCGAGCAGGTCACCACCCTCGACGATGTCACTCGCACCCTGAACGACACCGATGTCCTGATCGTCGACGATATCGCCACCGCGGCGATCGGCGGCGTGATGGGCGCGGGCACCACCGAGGTGCGATCGTCGACGACGGACGTGCTGCTGGAGGCCGCCGTCTGGGATCCGGCCGCGGTATCGCGTACCCAGCGCAGGCTCCGTCTGGTCAGCGAGGCCGGCCGCCGTTACGAGCGCACGGTCGACCCGGCCATCTCGGTGGCCGCGCTGGATCGTTGCGCCACGCTGCTCGCCGAGATCGCCGGCGGCACCGTCGATCCGACTCTGACCGACTGGCGTGGTGACCCGCCGCGCGACAACTGGTCACCGGCGCCGGTGAGCATGCCCGCCGACCTGCCCGACCGGGTCGCCGGAGTGACGTATCCCGCCGGGGTGTCCGCGCGCCGGCTCACCCAGATCGGCGCCACGGTCACCGAGTCCGACGGTGTGTTGACCGCGGTACCGCCGAGCTGGCGGCCCGACCTGCGTGAGCCTGCCGACCTGGTCGAAGAGGTGCTGCGGTTGGAGGGGCTGGATGCCATTCCCTCGGTGCTGCCGCTGGCACCGCCCGGACGGGGCCTGACCCCGGTCCAACGCCGTCGCCGGGCCATCGGGAAGTCGTTGGCGCTGGAGGGTTTCGTCGAGGTGCTGCCGACACCGTTCCTGCCGGCCGGGGTGTTCGATGCCTGGGGGCTCGCTGCGGACGACCCCCGGCGTTCGGTGGTCAGACTGCTCAATCCGTTGGAGGCCGATCGGCCCCAGCTGGCCAGCACGCTGCTGCCCGGCCTGCTGGAAGCGTTGACGCGCAACGTGTCCCGCGGTGCCGTGGACACGTCGTTGTTCGCGATCTCGCATGTCGCCGTGCAGACGACCGAAACCCGTGCGGTGCAACGGATCCCCACCGATCGCAGGCCCACCGACGAGGAGATCGCCGGACTGGATCGCTCGTTGCCCAGCCAGCCCGAGCATGTGGGCATCGTGATGGCCGGGCTGCGTGAACCCGCCGGGCCGTGGGGCCCAGGTCGCAAGGTCGAGGCCGCCGATGCCTTCGAGGCGGTACGGGTCATCGGTCGGGCGGTCGGGGTCGAGCTGACCCTGCGTGCCGACGCGCAGTTGCCGTGGCACCCGGGCCGGTGTGCGGCGGTGCTCGTCGGGGGCGTCGTCGTCGGCCATGCCGGACAGTTGCACCCGGCCGTCATCGAGCGGGTGGGATTGCCCGCGGGCACCTGCGCGGTCGAGATCGATCTCGATGACATCCCGATCGTCGACCGGCTGCCCGCACCCTCGGTGTCGCCGTTCCCCGCGGTGTTCCAGGACATCAGCCTGATCGTGGCCGATGAGGTGGCCGCGCAGTCGGTGATCGACGCCGTCCGCGGCGGTGCCGGTGAGCTGTTGGAGGACGTCCGCTTGTTCGATGTCTACACCGGCCCGCAGATCGGGGAGGGGCGCAAGTCGCTCACCCTGGCGCTGCGGTTCCGGGCGGCGGACCGGACGTTGACCGAGGACGAGGCCAGCGCGGCCAGGGACGCCGCGGTTGCCGCCGCGGCCGAGCGGGTCGGCGCCGTGCAGCGCGCCTGA
- the argB gene encoding acetylglutamate kinase, whose translation MSETATKAAVLAEALPWLKQLHGKIVVVKYGGNAMTDDALKAAFAADMVFLRNCGIRPVVVHGGGPQISAMLSKLGIAGDFKGGFRVTTPEVLDVARMVLFGQVGRELVGLINAHGPYAVGVTGEDAQLFTAVRRSVTVDGVPTDIGLVGDVEHVNAGSLLDLIAAGRIPVVSTIAPDIDGVVHNINADTAAAALAEALGAEKLLMLTDVEGLYTDWPDRTSLVSEIDSAALTQLLPKLESGMVPKIEACLRAVGGGVPSAHVIDGRVEHCVLVELFTDEGTGTKVIPA comes from the coding sequence ATGAGCGAAACTGCCACCAAAGCCGCCGTGCTGGCCGAGGCGTTGCCCTGGCTCAAGCAACTGCACGGCAAGATCGTCGTGGTCAAGTACGGCGGCAACGCCATGACCGATGACGCGCTCAAGGCTGCCTTCGCCGCCGATATGGTGTTCCTGCGCAACTGCGGGATCCGGCCGGTCGTCGTGCACGGCGGCGGCCCGCAGATCAGCGCGATGCTCTCCAAGCTCGGCATCGCAGGCGATTTCAAGGGCGGGTTCCGGGTCACCACCCCCGAGGTGCTCGACGTCGCCAGGATGGTGCTGTTCGGTCAGGTGGGCCGCGAGCTCGTCGGCCTGATCAACGCCCATGGCCCCTACGCGGTCGGCGTCACCGGTGAGGACGCCCAACTGTTCACCGCGGTACGGCGCAGTGTGACCGTCGACGGCGTGCCCACCGATATCGGGCTGGTCGGCGACGTCGAACACGTCAATGCCGGCTCGCTGCTGGATCTCATTGCCGCAGGGCGCATCCCGGTGGTCTCCACCATCGCACCCGATATCGACGGCGTGGTGCACAACATCAACGCCGACACTGCGGCTGCGGCACTGGCCGAGGCGCTCGGTGCCGAGAAGCTGCTGATGCTCACCGACGTCGAAGGCCTCTACACCGACTGGCCGGACCGGACCTCGCTGGTCAGCGAGATCGACAGTGCGGCGCTGACGCAACTGTTGCCGAAACTCGAATCGGGCATGGTGCCCAAGATCGAGGCGTGCTTGCGCGCTGTCGGCGGCGGTGTGCCCAGCGCGCACGTCATCGACGGCCGCGTCGAACACTGTGTGCTGGTCGAGCTTTTCACCGACGAAGGAACCGGAACGAAAGTGATACCCGCATGA
- the argJ gene encoding bifunctional glutamate N-acetyltransferase/amino-acid acetyltransferase ArgJ, with protein MGKLVRTQGVTAPAGFRATGISAGIKASGALDLALVLNEGPDHHAAGVFTRNQIKAAPVQWSQQVLTTGRLRAVILNSGGANACTGPGGFQDTHATAEAVAAALSDWGTETGAIEVAVCSTGLIGDRLPMDKVLAGVTEIVHEMAGGLTGGEEAARAIMTTDTVPKQVALHADNWTVGGMAKGAGMLAPSLATMLVVITTDAVAGPQALDTALRRATARTFDRLDVDGSCSTNDSVLLLASGASEVTPSQDDLDAAVFAVCDDLCAQLQADAEGVTKRITITVGGAASEDDALVAARAIARDSLVKTALFGSDPNWGRVLAAVGIAPVTLDPHQISVSFNGSPVCVDGAGAPGAREVDLSGDEIEVLVDLASGDASASIRTTDLSHAYVEENSAYSS; from the coding sequence GTGGGCAAGCTGGTACGTACTCAGGGCGTCACCGCGCCGGCCGGGTTCCGGGCCACCGGTATCTCGGCCGGTATCAAGGCCTCGGGTGCGCTCGATCTGGCGCTGGTACTCAACGAGGGTCCCGACCATCACGCGGCGGGCGTGTTCACCCGCAACCAGATCAAGGCCGCCCCGGTGCAGTGGTCGCAGCAGGTACTGACGACCGGCAGGCTGCGCGCGGTCATCCTGAACTCCGGAGGCGCCAACGCCTGCACCGGTCCCGGCGGATTCCAGGACACCCATGCCACCGCCGAGGCGGTCGCCGCGGCACTGAGCGACTGGGGCACCGAGACCGGGGCCATCGAGGTCGCGGTGTGCTCGACCGGCCTGATCGGTGACCGGCTCCCGATGGACAAGGTGCTGGCCGGAGTGACGGAGATCGTGCACGAGATGGCCGGTGGCTTGACCGGTGGCGAGGAAGCCGCCCGGGCCATCATGACCACCGACACGGTGCCCAAACAGGTTGCGCTGCATGCTGACAACTGGACCGTCGGCGGGATGGCCAAGGGTGCCGGCATGCTCGCCCCGTCGCTGGCCACCATGCTGGTCGTGATCACCACCGACGCGGTGGCCGGTCCGCAGGCGTTGGACACCGCGTTGCGGCGGGCCACGGCGCGAACCTTCGACCGCCTCGACGTCGACGGCAGCTGCTCGACCAACGACAGCGTGCTCCTGCTGGCCTCCGGCGCCAGCGAGGTCACCCCCAGCCAGGACGACCTGGACGCGGCCGTCTTCGCCGTCTGCGACGATCTGTGTGCGCAGTTGCAGGCCGATGCCGAGGGCGTCACCAAACGCATCACGATCACCGTCGGCGGTGCCGCCTCCGAGGATGACGCGCTGGTGGCCGCCCGCGCCATCGCCCGCGACAGCCTGGTCAAGACCGCACTGTTCGGCTCCGACCCCAACTGGGGCCGCGTGCTGGCCGCCGTCGGTATCGCGCCGGTGACGCTCGATCCGCATCAGATCAGCGTGTCGTTCAACGGGTCTCCGGTGTGTGTCGACGGTGCCGGTGCCCCCGGCGCCCGCGAGGTCGACCTCTCCGGCGACGAGATCGAGGTGCTGGTCGACCTGGCCTCCGGTGACGCGTCGGCGTCGATCCGCACCACCGACCTGTCGCATGCCTACGTCGAAGAGAACTCGGCCTACAGCTCATGA
- the pheS gene encoding phenylalanine--tRNA ligase subunit alpha yields MTELSEDALISAVAAARQAFDAAADLDALARAKTEHLGDRSPIAMARQALGALPKTERADAGKRVNIARTEAQQSFDERLAALRAERDAAVLVAERIDVTLPSTRRPVGARHPITLLTERIADTFVAMGWELAEGPEVETEQFNFDALNFPPDHPARSEQDTFQIAPEGSRQVLRTHTSPVQIRALLERELPVYIISLGRTFRTDELDATHTPVFHQVEGLAVDKGLTMANLRGTLDALARAEFGPAGRTRFRPHFFPFTEPSAEVDVWFENKKGGPGWVEWGGCGMVNPNVLRACGIDPAEYSGFAFGMGLERTLQFRNGIPDMRDMVEGDVRFSLPFGVGA; encoded by the coding sequence GTGACGGAGCTCTCAGAAGATGCCCTGATCAGCGCAGTTGCTGCGGCCCGGCAGGCCTTCGACGCCGCCGCGGACCTCGACGCGCTGGCCAGAGCGAAGACCGAACATCTCGGGGACCGTTCCCCGATCGCCATGGCCCGTCAGGCGCTGGGCGCCCTGCCCAAGACCGAACGCGCCGACGCGGGCAAGCGGGTCAACATCGCGCGCACCGAGGCGCAGCAGAGCTTCGACGAGCGGCTGGCCGCATTGCGTGCCGAGCGCGATGCCGCGGTGCTCGTCGCCGAACGCATCGACGTGACGTTGCCATCGACCCGACGCCCGGTCGGCGCGCGACACCCCATCACGCTGCTCACCGAGCGGATCGCCGACACCTTCGTGGCGATGGGCTGGGAGCTGGCCGAGGGACCGGAGGTCGAGACCGAGCAGTTCAACTTCGACGCGCTGAACTTCCCGCCCGACCATCCGGCGCGAAGCGAGCAGGACACCTTCCAGATCGCACCCGAGGGATCGCGTCAGGTGCTGCGCACACACACGTCGCCGGTGCAGATTCGTGCGCTGCTGGAACGCGAACTGCCGGTCTACATCATCTCGCTGGGGCGCACGTTTCGGACCGACGAGCTCGACGCCACCCACACCCCGGTCTTCCATCAGGTCGAGGGTCTGGCCGTCGACAAGGGCCTGACGATGGCCAATCTGCGCGGCACCCTGGACGCGCTGGCGCGCGCCGAGTTCGGCCCGGCCGGGCGGACGAGGTTCCGGCCGCATTTCTTCCCGTTCACCGAGCCGTCGGCCGAGGTGGACGTGTGGTTCGAGAACAAGAAGGGCGGCCCGGGCTGGGTCGAGTGGGGTGGCTGCGGCATGGTGAACCCGAATGTGCTGCGCGCCTGCGGTATCGACCCGGCCGAATACTCCGGCTTCGCCTTCGGTATGGGATTGGAGCGAACTCTGCAGTTCCGCAACGGTATTCCGGACATGCGTGACATGGTCGAAGGTGACGTGCGGTTCTCGCTGCCGTTCGGGGTGGGTGCCTGA
- a CDS encoding acetylornithine transaminase: MTLTSRWEAVMMNNYGTPPLALVAGDGAVVTDESGKRYLDMLGGIAVNLLGHRHPAVIEAVTAQLNTLGHTSNLYATEPGIALAERLVDHLGASGASEATGDVTARAFFCNSGTEANEVAFKITRLTGRTKVVAAEAGFHGRTMGSLALTGQPAKRAPFEPLPGQVSFVPYGDIDALRSAVDDQTAAVFLEPIMGESGVVVPPPGYLVAAREITAAHGALLVLDEVQTGVGRTGAFYAHQHDGITPDIVTLAKGLGGGLPIGACLAIGATADLLTPGLHGSTFGGNPVSTAAALAVLQTLAAEDLINRADAAGKTISHGVEEIGHPLVDHVRGKGLLIGIVLTQDKAKAVEAAAREAGFLVNAAAADVIRLAPPLIITDAQIDEFLTALPAVLDHGAKG; encoded by the coding sequence ATGACTCTCACCAGCCGCTGGGAAGCGGTCATGATGAACAACTACGGCACCCCGCCGCTGGCGCTCGTCGCCGGGGACGGCGCCGTCGTCACCGACGAATCCGGCAAGCGCTATCTGGACATGCTCGGCGGTATCGCGGTCAACCTGCTCGGCCACCGTCATCCGGCCGTGATCGAGGCCGTCACCGCCCAGCTCAACACGCTGGGGCACACTTCGAATCTGTATGCCACCGAGCCAGGTATCGCCCTGGCGGAGCGGCTCGTCGATCACCTCGGAGCGTCGGGGGCGAGCGAAGCGACGGGGGATGTCACAGCGCGAGCATTCTTCTGCAACTCCGGCACCGAGGCCAACGAGGTCGCGTTCAAGATCACCCGGCTCACCGGACGGACCAAAGTCGTTGCCGCTGAGGCCGGTTTCCACGGTCGCACGATGGGATCGCTGGCGCTGACCGGCCAGCCCGCCAAGCGCGCACCCTTCGAACCGCTGCCCGGACAGGTCAGCTTCGTGCCCTACGGCGATATCGACGCGCTGCGCAGCGCCGTCGACGACCAGACGGCCGCGGTGTTCCTGGAGCCGATCATGGGGGAGAGCGGCGTGGTCGTCCCGCCGCCCGGCTATCTGGTTGCGGCCCGGGAGATCACCGCCGCCCACGGCGCCCTGCTCGTCCTCGACGAGGTGCAGACCGGTGTCGGGCGCACCGGCGCGTTCTATGCCCATCAGCACGACGGCATCACCCCCGATATCGTCACCCTGGCCAAGGGGCTCGGCGGCGGACTGCCGATCGGCGCGTGCCTGGCCATCGGCGCGACGGCCGACCTGTTGACCCCGGGCCTGCACGGCAGCACGTTCGGTGGCAACCCGGTGAGCACCGCGGCCGCCCTTGCGGTACTGCAGACGCTGGCCGCCGAGGACCTGATCAATCGGGCAGACGCGGCCGGCAAGACCATCAGCCACGGTGTCGAGGAGATCGGCCATCCACTGGTCGACCACGTCCGCGGCAAGGGTCTGCTCATCGGCATCGTGCTCACCCAGGACAAGGCCAAGGCCGTCGAGGCGGCGGCCCGCGAGGCGGGCTTCCTGGTCAACGCCGCCGCGGCCGACGTGATCCGATTGGCCCCGCCGCTGATCATCACCGATGCCCAGATCGACGAGTTCCTCACCGCGCTGCCCGCGGTACTCGACCACGGAGCCAAGGGGTAA
- the argF gene encoding ornithine carbamoyltransferase, with the protein MTRHFLRDDDLTPDEQAEVLALAAELKAAPFSRRPLEGPRGVAVIFEKNSTRTRFSFEMGIAQLGGHAVVVDGRSTQLGREETLEDTGAVLSRYVDAIVWRTFAQERLSAMASGATVPIVNALSDEFHPCQVLADLQTLAERKGALHGLTMTYLGDGANNMAHSLMLGGVTAGINVTIAAPAGFEPHPQFVDAARRRASETGATVSVSADPRSAVDGVDVLVTDTWTSMGQENDGLDRVRPFRPFQVNADLLKLADPDAVVLHCLPAHRGHEITDDVIDGPQSAVFDEAENRLHAQKALLAWLLERRS; encoded by the coding sequence ATGACCCGCCATTTCCTGCGTGATGACGACCTGACGCCCGACGAGCAGGCCGAGGTGCTCGCGCTGGCCGCCGAACTCAAGGCGGCGCCGTTCTCCCGGCGCCCGCTGGAGGGGCCGCGCGGCGTCGCCGTCATCTTCGAGAAGAACTCCACCCGCACCCGGTTCTCTTTCGAGATGGGCATCGCCCAGCTCGGCGGGCACGCCGTCGTCGTCGACGGTCGCAGCACCCAGCTCGGTCGCGAGGAGACCCTGGAAGACACCGGCGCGGTGCTCTCGCGCTATGTCGACGCCATCGTGTGGCGGACCTTCGCCCAGGAACGCCTGAGCGCCATGGCCTCGGGGGCGACCGTCCCGATCGTCAACGCGCTCTCCGACGAGTTCCACCCGTGCCAGGTGCTCGCCGATCTGCAGACCCTCGCCGAGCGCAAGGGCGCGCTGCACGGACTGACCATGACCTACCTGGGCGACGGCGCCAACAACATGGCGCATTCGCTGATGCTGGGCGGGGTCACCGCCGGGATCAACGTCACCATCGCCGCGCCGGCGGGTTTCGAGCCGCATCCGCAGTTCGTTGACGCGGCCCGCCGCCGCGCCAGCGAAACGGGAGCGACGGTGTCCGTCAGCGCCGACCCGAGGTCCGCCGTGGACGGTGTCGATGTCCTGGTCACCGACACCTGGACCTCGATGGGTCAGGAGAACGACGGACTGGACCGGGTCCGTCCGTTCCGCCCGTTCCAGGTCAACGCCGATCTGCTGAAACTGGCCGATCCCGATGCCGTTGTCCTGCACTGCCTTCCGGCGCACCGCGGACACGAGATCACCGATGATGTCATCGACGGCCCGCAGAGCGCGGTCTTCGACGAGGCCGAGAACCGGCTGCACGCCCAGAAGGCGCTGCTGGCCTGGCTGCTCGAACGGCGGTCGTGA
- a CDS encoding arginine repressor yields MAARTAVVSTPTRAGRQARIVTLLSSNAISSQTELAALLAAEGIEVTQATLSRDLEELGAVKLRGADGGVGVYVVPEDGSPVRGVSGGTERVTKLLGELLVSTDSSANLAVLRTPPGAAHYLASAIDRASLPQVVGTVAGDDTIFVIAREPMTGAELASMFENLK; encoded by the coding sequence CTGGCTGCTCGAACGGCGGTCGTGAGCACTCCGACCCGAGCCGGCCGCCAGGCCCGCATCGTCACGCTGCTGTCGTCGAATGCGATCAGCAGCCAGACCGAGCTGGCCGCCCTGCTCGCCGCCGAGGGTATCGAGGTCACCCAGGCCACCCTGTCCCGGGACCTGGAGGAGCTCGGTGCGGTGAAGCTGCGCGGGGCCGACGGCGGGGTAGGGGTGTACGTGGTGCCCGAGGACGGCAGCCCGGTACGGGGTGTCTCCGGGGGAACCGAGCGGGTCACGAAGCTGCTCGGCGAACTGCTGGTCTCCACCGATTCCAGCGCCAACCTGGCCGTGCTGCGCACCCCGCCAGGGGCCGCGCACTACCTGGCCAGCGCCATCGACCGGGCATCGTTGCCCCAGGTTGTCGGCACCGTCGCCGGTGATGACACCATCTTCGTGATAGCCCGCGAGCCGATGACCGGCGCAGAGCTCGCGAGCATGTTCGAAAACTTGAAGTAA
- the argC gene encoding N-acetyl-gamma-glutamyl-phosphate reductase, translating to MTSVAVAGASGYAGGEILRLLLGHPAYADGRLTIGALTAAASAGSTLAEHHPHLLPLADRVLEATDAALLAEHDVVFLGLPHGHSAALAEQLGGTVIIDCGADFRLTDAADWEKFYGSAHAGTWPYGLPELPGGRDALKGATRIAVPGCYPTSALLALLPGIGAGLAEPNVTVVAVSGTSGAGKSAKVDLLGAEVIGSARAYNIGGKHRHTPEIAQGLRKVTDKPVTVSFTPVLIPTSRGILATCTAPTQASESEIRAAYEKAYADEPFIHLLPEGQLPKTGSVIGSNAAQIAVAVDADAGMLVAVCAIDNLTKGTGGAAVQSMNLALGWPETEGLSTVGVAP from the coding sequence ATGACATCCGTAGCTGTCGCCGGCGCCAGCGGATACGCCGGTGGCGAGATCCTGCGCCTACTGCTGGGCCACCCCGCCTACGCGGACGGTCGGCTGACCATCGGTGCGCTCACGGCCGCCGCCAGCGCGGGCAGCACCCTTGCCGAGCATCACCCACACCTGCTGCCGCTGGCCGATCGGGTGCTGGAGGCTACCGACGCCGCCCTGCTCGCCGAGCATGACGTGGTCTTCCTGGGCCTGCCGCACGGTCACTCGGCCGCGCTGGCAGAACAACTCGGCGGCACCGTCATCATCGACTGCGGTGCCGACTTCCGGCTGACCGACGCCGCGGACTGGGAGAAGTTCTACGGCAGCGCGCACGCCGGCACCTGGCCCTACGGGCTGCCCGAATTGCCCGGAGGTCGAGACGCGCTCAAAGGCGCCACCCGCATCGCGGTGCCGGGCTGTTACCCGACCTCGGCCCTGCTGGCGCTGCTGCCCGGCATCGGGGCCGGTTTGGCGGAACCGAACGTGACCGTCGTCGCGGTCAGCGGCACCTCCGGCGCGGGCAAGTCCGCCAAGGTCGACCTGCTCGGCGCCGAGGTGATCGGATCGGCGCGGGCCTACAACATCGGCGGGAAACATCGGCACACCCCCGAGATCGCCCAGGGTTTGCGCAAGGTCACCGACAAGCCGGTGACGGTGTCGTTCACCCCTGTGCTCATCCCGACCTCGCGTGGCATCCTGGCCACCTGCACCGCGCCGACGCAGGCATCCGAGTCCGAGATCCGGGCCGCTTACGAGAAGGCCTATGCCGACGAACCATTCATCCATCTGCTGCCCGAGGGGCAGCTACCCAAGACCGGATCGGTGATCGGCAGCAACGCCGCCCAGATCGCTGTCGCCGTCGACGCCGATGCCGGCATGCTGGTGGCCGTCTGCGCCATCGACAACCTCACCAAGGGCACCGGCGGCGCTGCGGTGCAGTCGATGAATCTGGCACTGGGATGGCCCGAGACCGAAGGACTGTCGACCGTGGGAGTGGCACCGTGA